Genomic DNA from uncultured Desulfuromusa sp.:
TTTGGGCAAGAAAATAAATCTGTCCCCTTTCTTCTGGGGCTTAAAGGCGAAGCGCCCCACGTGTGTATGTCCTCGCCCGCCGACGGGCAGGCGACTAAATTGACTTGTTAAATACCGTAGTCACGTTCTACTTTCGATATACGAGTTTTGAATGATGAATACCACTTTTTATGGCCAAGCCTTTGGGCTTCTTGGTGCTCGATATTTGCTTTCCACTGCTTGATGGATTCAAGGGTAGACCAATATGAAACGGTAATTCCAATATTCTCTCGAGCTGATTCTACGCCTAAAAAACCGGGCTGCTTTGAAGCCAGCTCGATCATTCGATCTGCCATTTGGCTATAACCGTTATTATCTTCTGTAAGATGAGAGCTGAAAATCACAGCGTAATAAGGCGGCTCCGGTGTATTGGCAATGAGGGCCATCTTTACTCCTTTAGGTTTTTAACGAAGACTGTAGGAAAAACCAGCACTCTGAATTTGTAAAAAGAAAAAGGGCAAAAAAAATAAATCTGTCACCTTTTATTCTTGGTTTCATAATGACCCGTTACTCAGAAAATTACAAAATCTTGAAAAAATAGGGGCAGTGACCATCCTTTTAGGGCCTTTTTTGCCCTTGACGGCCGGGGTCCTGATAAGTGTTATGTTTAGTCAACAATAAGCTCCAGTGTT
This window encodes:
- a CDS encoding antibiotic biosynthesis monooxygenase: MALIANTPEPPYYAVIFSSHLTEDNNGYSQMADRMIELASKQPGFLGVESARENIGITVSYWSTLESIKQWKANIEHQEAQRLGHKKWYSSFKTRISKVERDYGI